The proteins below are encoded in one region of Plutella xylostella chromosome 13, ilPluXylo3.1, whole genome shotgun sequence:
- the LOC105387601 gene encoding signal recognition particle 9 kDa protein codes for MTFIPNWEEFEKSAEMLYLRDPLNTRYSMKYAHSKGAFVVKITDNKRCLQYKTEVQQDVRKIDKFISNLMRHMASNDN; via the exons ATGACTTTCATTCCAAACTGGGAAGAATTTGAAAAGTCTGCAGAGATGCTATATTTGAGAGACCCATTAAATACTCGATATAGTATGAAATACGCTCACTCTAAAGGAGCCTTTGTAGTCAAAATAACAGACAACAAAagg tgctTACAATACAAGACAGAAGTTCAGCAAGATGTAAGGAAGATTGACAAATTTATATCAAATTTGATGAGGCATATGGCTTCCAATGATAAttaa
- the LOC105387610 gene encoding transcription factor SPT20 homolog — protein MDGLIHAALEAEGILNRAKHVNAGLSYDSGVQDHKMTWTHDKMHLSEPVDDSRTKFNRSSSSSGMLKSTGKFDLFKKLHELYTELSGDESLQSNYQGLKTTSYLLEKLLATYNLNTLIINLYPGNKGYSLSLKINGNSQQMHSPDGNATNQEEALIETTRWPYEEEELLSYIDNEELPVVLMDLLETEHSCLFYSGCVIAQIRDYRQAYPNFLCDTHHVLLRPTNQSIITDAMCIGTTEERAAIESALVLATAPPLCLDPRPAVGLLSARLHSAPRLFNTPRIRRQARRFSQVAINRKRKLDQFTHHHGLELLELIHRQRARNSRQPLPHTRLTSKFPKKPPEVFKPIEPPKMEPQPLALPSEPAAALRLARAYERPRPSPDCQPQLVEEYILETEKTSPHAGAGFFHIKLSILQRPSDQEFLGELYVDRDHVEGERNGAACRFVLGTRVQANKYIQQFTEIFTEEGRKSVRIKHVVPGQLPRVSFTGGMREIQGQQLLLQQRTTNAAQSSSTVQSHPTVVPVVTTIAATSNTHTTARSLPILQAQLQCTGAAPAAATTPDPALKQQPSPSTPRLSPQVHDIHSSQQASTNQLLAQQLTNPPQPLNPQKMQSAIIHIQHPLMSSATTSQVQNIQYTSASTAQQKATITKPRTTNPAISALVTSLMNSAQQFQQAANQNAAAKAVVSTPSSSNATILNLLNSAPGGMSRPSTTDAVTSEHKPLLGRAVSLAGARLVVTTAAATHPTYTQVMSGYRCDNEATNVSSSESALLERLISPPAEPNPPQTTQQQHPTMCHLQGLSLTSLQGLQGIQGLQNVQVQIPGLSAPISLSLNVSGAPSGLLVSVPPTTSVVLANQPSVLSLPIELVRGRGPPVRPLRPAPPAAPAQPPGTTQFIAQAQTLNTHQVRRKSNQSDGS, from the exons ATGGATGGTTTAATTCACGCGGCACTTGAAGCTGAG GGCATTCTAAATAGAGCCAAACATGTGAACGCGGGGTTATCATACGATAGTGGGGTTCAGGATCATAAGATGACTTGGACCCATGACAAGATGCATCTATCTGAACCAGTTGATGATTCCAGAACGAAGTTCAACAGGAGTTCCTCCAGCTCCGGCATGCTGAAGTCCACTGGGAAGTTTGATTTATTCAAAAAACTTCATGAACTTTATACAGAGCTAAGTGGAGATGAATCTTTACAATCaaactat caAGGGTTGAAGACAACATCATATTTGTTGGAGAAGTTGCTCGCAACATACAACCTGaacacattaattattaacttgTATCCTGGCAATAAAGGGTATTCTCTATCATTGAAAATTAATGGGAATTCCCAACAGATGCATTCACCTGATGGAAAT GCAACAAACCAAGAGGAAGCCCTAATAGAAACAACAAGATGGCCGTACGAAGAAGAGGAACTCCTTAGTTACATAGACAATGAAGAACTGCCAGTGGTCCTGATGGACCTGCTAGAGACTGAACATTCTTGTCTATTCTACTCCGGGTGTGTCATTGCGCAAATAAGGGACTACCGGCAGGCCTACCCAAACTTCTTGTGCGATACACACCATGTCTTATTGAGACCTACAAATCAG AGCATAATAACGGACGCAATGTGCATAGGCACGACAGAAGAGCGGGCCGCGATAGAATCCGCCTTAGTCCTCGCGACAGCACCACCACTATGTCTAGACCCTCGACCGGCGGTCGGGCTGCTGTCGGCCAGGCTGCACTCCGCGCCGCGACTGTTCAACACGCCGCGGATACGACGCCAGGCGCGACGGTTTTCTCAG GTGGCGATAAACCGCAAGCGCAAACTAGACCAGTTCACACACCACCACGGCCTGGAGCTACTGGAGCTGATCCACCGCCAGCGAGCCAGGAACAGCCGCCAGCCGCTGCCGCACACCAGGCTCACCTCCAAGTTCCCCAAGAAACCGCCggag GTATTCAAACCAATAGAACCGCCGAAGATGGAGCCACAACCCTTAGCCCTGCCCTCCGAGCCCGCAGCCGCGTTGCGATTGGCCAGAGCGTATGAGAGGCCACGCCCATCGCCCGACTGCCAACCGCAATTGGTCGAAGAGTACATTCTGGAGACTGAGAAAACCTCACCGCACGCTGGTGCCGGCTTCTTCCATATTAAACTGTCGATACTGCAGAGGCCTTCGGATCAGGAGTTTTTGGGCGAGTTGTACGTGGATAGGGACCATGTTGAGGGCGAAAGGAATGGTGCTGCGTGCCGGTTTGTTCTAG GCACCCGAGTGCAAGCCAACAAGTACATCCAGCAGTTCACGGAAATCTTCACCGAAGAAGGACGCAAGTCTGTGCGCATCAAGCACGTGGTGCCCGGGCAGCTGCCGCGGGTCTCCTTCACCGGGGGCATGAGAGAGATC CAAGGGCAACAGTTGCTTCTACAACAGAGGACAACGAACGCTGCGCAATCAAGCTCCACCGTACAATCTCACCCCACCGTAGTACCTGTCGT CACAACGATAGCGGCGACCTCAAATACTCATACGACAGCGAGATCGCTGCCTATATTG CAAGCGCAGCTGCAGTGTacgggcgcggcgccggcggccgcCACCACGCCGGACCCCGCGCTCAAACAACAACCTTCGCCGTCCACGCCTAGGCTATCTCCTCAG GTCCACGACATCCACTCGTCCCAGCAGGCGTCGACCAATCAGCTGCTAGCACAGCAGTTGACCAACCCCCCGCAGCCGCTCAACCCGCAGAAGATGCAGTCCGCCATCATACACATACAGCACCCGCTCATGTCTTCCGCTACCACTTCACag GtccaaaatatacaatacacaaGCGCGTCGACGGCGCAACAGAAGGCGACAATAACCAAACCTAGAACAACAAATCCGGCGATAAGCGCCCTAGTTACTAGTCTTATGAACTCCGCGCAACAGTTTCAACAAG CGGCAAACCAGAACGCAGCGGCGAAAGCGGTAGTAAGCACGCCGAGCAGCAGCAACGCGACAATATTAAACCTGCTCAACTCGGCGCCGGGCGGCATGTCGCGGCCGTCGACGACAGACGCCGTGACGTCAGAGCACAAGCCGCTTCTCGGCCGCGCCGTGTCGCTGGCGGGCGCGCGGCTTGTCGTCACTACTGCCGCCGCCACGCACCCCACCTACACTCAG GTGATGTCAGGCTACCGGTGCGACAACGAAGCGACGAATGTGTCGTCGAGTGAGAGCGCGTTACTGGAGCGACTAATATCTCCGCCCGCCGAGCCGAATCCGCCGCAGACGACGCAACAGCAACATCCTACTATGTGTCATTTACAG GGCCTCAGTCTAACCTCACTCCAAGGTCTCCAAGGCATCCAAGGCCTCCAGAACGTGCAAGTCCAGATCCCGGGCCTGTCAGCGCCCATATCTCTCTCCCTGAACGTGTCGGGGGCACCGAGCGGGCTGCTGGTGTCGGTGCCGCCGACCACGTCGGTGGTGCTCGCGAATCAGCCTTCGGTGCTGTCGCTACCTATAG